Proteins from one Brevibacillus humidisoli genomic window:
- a CDS encoding catalase produces the protein MEKKNILTTNQGAPVADNQHSKTAGRRGPTLLEDYHLLEKLAHFDRERIPERVVHARGAGAFGVFKPVQSMSTYTRAAFLQDPAIETPVFVRFSTVIHGGHSPETLRDPRGFAVKFYTEEGNYDLVGNNLPVFFIRDAMKFPDMVHSLKPAPHTNVQTPNHYWDFMSHSPESTHMLTWVFSDYGIPANYRQMEGSSVHAFKWINTAGEVVYVKYHWKPQQGVKNLTAAEAREIGADDFNHATSDLYEAIERGDFPRWDLYVQILEPEKIDDFPFDPLDPTKVWPEDVLPLVHVGTMTLNRNPLNYFAEVEQSAFSPSAVVPGIEPSEDKLLQGRLFSYPDTQRHRLGPNYLQIPVNCPFAPVRNHQRDGLMTVKADPSPYNYEPNSRDDSPAEAPAYAESSAKLTGHTTRQTIEKTDDFTQAGELYRRFTPEERNRLIENLVHDLKDVDPQIQLRQICNFYRADAEYGTRVAEGLGVDLAGFFAGHPSS, from the coding sequence ATGGAGAAAAAGAACATTCTGACCACAAACCAGGGGGCTCCTGTCGCGGATAACCAACACTCCAAAACCGCCGGACGCCGTGGCCCTACGCTGCTGGAAGATTACCATTTGCTTGAAAAGTTAGCCCACTTCGACCGTGAGCGCATTCCGGAACGCGTGGTTCACGCCCGGGGGGCCGGAGCATTCGGTGTGTTTAAACCCGTCCAGAGCATGAGCACATACACGCGAGCAGCTTTCTTGCAGGATCCGGCCATTGAAACCCCTGTATTCGTCCGCTTTTCAACCGTGATCCACGGAGGCCACTCTCCAGAGACCTTGCGGGACCCACGCGGTTTTGCCGTCAAGTTCTATACCGAAGAGGGGAACTACGATCTGGTGGGCAACAATCTACCTGTGTTTTTCATCCGCGATGCGATGAAGTTTCCGGACATGGTTCATTCACTGAAACCTGCGCCGCACACCAATGTCCAGACGCCGAACCACTATTGGGACTTCATGTCGCACTCGCCGGAGTCTACTCACATGCTGACCTGGGTCTTCTCCGATTACGGCATCCCGGCCAATTACCGGCAGATGGAAGGTTCCAGTGTCCATGCCTTCAAGTGGATCAACACCGCAGGTGAGGTAGTCTATGTCAAATATCACTGGAAACCGCAGCAGGGAGTGAAAAATCTGACAGCTGCTGAAGCGAGAGAGATCGGCGCGGATGACTTCAACCACGCTACCAGCGACCTGTATGAGGCGATTGAACGTGGAGATTTCCCGCGCTGGGATCTGTATGTGCAAATCCTTGAGCCGGAAAAGATAGACGATTTTCCGTTTGATCCGCTCGACCCGACAAAAGTATGGCCAGAAGATGTCCTGCCGCTGGTACATGTGGGAACCATGACCCTAAACCGCAATCCGCTCAACTACTTTGCGGAAGTAGAACAATCTGCGTTCTCCCCAAGCGCAGTCGTGCCGGGAATCGAACCGTCAGAGGACAAACTGCTGCAGGGGCGTCTGTTCTCCTATCCAGATACGCAGCGCCACCGGTTAGGCCCCAACTACCTGCAGATTCCGGTCAACTGCCCGTTTGCGCCGGTGCGAAATCATCAGCGAGACGGCTTGATGACGGTGAAGGCAGATCCATCTCCGTACAATTACGAACCGAACAGCCGTGACGATTCTCCAGCAGAAGCGCCTGCCTATGCGGAAAGCAGCGCGAAGCTAACGGGGCATACTACGCGTCAGACGATTGAGAAGACGGATGACTTTACGCAGGCTGGTGAGCTGTACCGACGCTTTACGCCTGAGGAACGGAATCGACTGATCGAGAATCTGGTCCATGACCTAAAGGATGTAGACCCACAGATCCAGCTTCGCCAGATCTGCAACTTTTACCGCGCGGATGCCGAATACGGTACACGGGTAGCAGAAGGGCTGGGGGTTGATCTCGCTGGATTCTTTGCGGGCCATCCCTCTTCCTGA
- a CDS encoding GNAT family N-acetyltransferase, producing the protein MNIRSYKPEDWQRLCEIHDSSRLDELRLTVGTEAFLSLQQTAETEGLFEGRLDVAELNGLVVGFVAYDDEELTWLYVDPLYYRKGVGRNLLRHAIANAGPVFHSNVLEGNRPALQLYLSEGFIVVERMEGRLVGNEAFPASGYLLKRRKE; encoded by the coding sequence ATGAACATTCGTTCCTATAAGCCTGAAGATTGGCAGCGGCTGTGCGAGATTCACGACTCATCTCGGCTTGATGAGTTGCGCTTGACGGTAGGAACAGAAGCTTTCTTGTCTTTGCAGCAAACTGCGGAGACGGAAGGCTTATTTGAAGGAAGACTCGATGTTGCAGAATTGAATGGGTTGGTGGTAGGCTTCGTCGCCTACGATGACGAAGAACTAACTTGGCTCTATGTTGATCCGCTTTATTACCGCAAAGGAGTCGGCAGGAACCTGCTGCGCCATGCGATCGCAAACGCAGGTCCCGTTTTTCATAGCAACGTCTTGGAAGGAAATCGACCCGCACTGCAACTGTACTTATCAGAGGGGTTTATCGTTGTCGAGCGTATGGAAGGCCGACTCGTCGGCAACGAAGCGTTTCCAGCGAGTGGCTACTTGCTGAAGCGAAGGAAGGAGTAA